A stretch of Halococcus sediminicola DNA encodes these proteins:
- a CDS encoding 6-hydroxymethylpterin diphosphokinase MptE-like protein has protein sequence MNFATWEPIYEAILADFGFDRTSDERARDHLADLTRPFDLDRLDVTGETVVIAGAGPSLGTDLDGLDTADSSVFAASTAVDRLQETGIAVDCMVTDLDKNPETVRRLTDSGTPVAVHAHGDNGPLVEEVVPTLEIEHVLATTQAAPADPVMNLGGFTDGDRAAFLADHCGASSLEFVGWDFEDDSVGAMKRRKLVWAERLLYWLERRRDERFSVLDGRRDGIDTSALPVD, from the coding sequence ATGAACTTCGCCACGTGGGAACCGATCTACGAGGCGATTCTCGCCGACTTCGGTTTCGACCGCACGAGCGACGAGCGCGCCCGTGACCACCTCGCCGACCTCACCCGCCCGTTCGACCTCGATAGGCTCGACGTGACGGGCGAGACGGTCGTGATCGCCGGGGCCGGCCCGTCTCTCGGAACCGATCTCGACGGGCTCGACACAGCGGACAGCAGCGTGTTCGCCGCCTCGACCGCCGTCGACCGTCTCCAGGAGACTGGCATCGCCGTCGACTGCATGGTGACCGATTTGGACAAAAATCCCGAAACTGTACGAAGACTCACCGACTCGGGCACGCCAGTCGCGGTCCACGCCCACGGCGACAACGGGCCGCTGGTCGAGGAGGTGGTGCCAACCCTCGAGATCGAGCACGTGCTCGCCACGACCCAGGCAGCGCCCGCCGATCCGGTGATGAACCTCGGCGGATTCACCGACGGAGATCGTGCGGCCTTTCTGGCCGATCACTGCGGGGCGAGTAGTTTAGAGTTCGTCGGCTGGGATTTCGAGGACGATTCGGTAGGTGCGATGAAACGACGAAAACTCGTGTGGGCCGAACGACTGCTCTACTGGCTCGAACGCCGACGTGACGAGCGGTTTTCCGTTCTCGATGGACGGCGCGACGGAATCGACACGAGCGCGCTGCCGGTCGATTAG
- the folP gene encoding dihydropteroate synthase, with product MQTVEAAGLPIGDEYPSRIMGVLNVSDESPYEPSVFADATDAAAYVDDLIAEDADIVDIGLESANKRFAVLSADEERERLDTAIETVERVEGEAVFSIETRYHEVAAAALDANFDMVNDVCGFADPELPQVCEARDAAVVKMASPPDLERPGALADVDEIYDALAEDLTDKTIIDPAFGGWSEDKTLEDDRETFRRLSEFRAIGHPMLVSINRKNFLGDVVGRETDDRLPASLAATALAVERGADVIRTHDVAATRDAALIGDALGDRAALR from the coding sequence ATGCAGACCGTCGAGGCCGCCGGTCTCCCCATCGGCGACGAGTACCCATCGCGCATCATGGGCGTGCTCAACGTCAGCGACGAGTCGCCCTACGAGCCGAGCGTGTTCGCCGATGCCACCGACGCCGCCGCCTACGTCGACGACCTCATCGCCGAGGACGCGGACATCGTCGATATCGGTCTCGAATCGGCGAACAAGCGCTTCGCGGTGCTCTCGGCCGACGAGGAACGCGAGCGACTCGACACGGCCATCGAGACCGTCGAACGAGTCGAAGGCGAGGCGGTCTTTTCGATCGAGACCAGATACCACGAGGTCGCGGCGGCGGCCCTCGACGCGAACTTCGACATGGTGAACGACGTCTGTGGCTTCGCCGACCCCGAACTGCCGCAAGTCTGCGAGGCGCGCGACGCGGCGGTCGTGAAGATGGCCAGCCCGCCGGATCTCGAACGACCCGGCGCGCTCGCGGACGTTGACGAGATCTACGACGCGCTCGCCGAAGATCTCACCGACAAGACGATCATCGACCCCGCCTTCGGGGGTTGGAGCGAGGACAAGACCCTCGAAGACGACCGCGAGACGTTCCGGCGGCTTTCCGAGTTCCGCGCGATCGGCCACCCGATGTTGGTCTCCATCAACCGGAAGAACTTCTTGGGTGATGTCGTCGGCCGCGAAACGGACGACCGACTGCCCGCGAGCCTCGCCGCGACGGCGCTGGCCGTCGAGCGTGGCGCGGACGTGATTCGCACCCACGACGTGGCCGCAACCCGCGATGCAGCCCTGATCGGCGATGCACTCGGCGACAGAGCCGCACTGCGATGA
- a CDS encoding RNA methyltransferase, producing the protein MEVAVAVVDAHTPGNVGTIARAMKNFGFSELKLVDPPELDPDGEAYGFAGHAREDVLPNHDVLTFEELVSEFYTVGFTAMTGRDEGRHVRYPFRTPAELSEHLAGVESDVALVFGREGTGLSNEEFARIDEVCSIPANPDYPVLNLGQAATVALYELRDLTLGETHQPVRHDRADERALEGLYEQFASFLVAIDRPAEKRAKTERMLRRVLGRAHPTGREVTTLRGLFRRAEMQIERARNKES; encoded by the coding sequence ATGGAGGTCGCCGTCGCCGTCGTCGATGCACACACGCCGGGCAACGTGGGCACCATCGCGCGGGCGATGAAGAACTTCGGGTTCAGTGAGTTGAAACTGGTCGATCCCCCAGAACTGGACCCCGACGGCGAGGCCTACGGCTTCGCCGGCCACGCCCGCGAGGACGTTCTCCCGAACCACGACGTGCTCACCTTCGAGGAACTGGTCTCGGAGTTCTATACGGTGGGTTTCACCGCCATGACGGGCCGCGACGAGGGGAGACACGTCAGATACCCGTTTAGAACACCTGCCGAACTCAGCGAGCACCTCGCCGGCGTCGAGAGCGACGTCGCGCTCGTCTTCGGCCGTGAGGGTACTGGACTCTCGAACGAGGAGTTCGCCCGTATCGACGAGGTGTGTTCGATTCCGGCCAACCCCGATTATCCAGTTCTCAATCTCGGGCAGGCGGCCACGGTCGCCCTCTACGAACTTCGGGACCTCACCCTTGGGGAGACCCACCAACCCGTGCGCCACGACCGCGCCGACGAGCGCGCGCTCGAAGGACTGTACGAGCAGTTTGCGTCGTTTCTCGTGGCCATCGACCGGCCAGCCGAAAAGCGCGCGAAGACCGAGCGCATGCTCCGGCGCGTGCTCGGGCGGGCTCACCCCACCGGACGGGAGGTCACGACGCTGCGCGGGCTGTTCCGGCGTGCGGAGATGCAGATCGAGCGCGCACGGAACAAGGAGTCGTAG
- a CDS encoding helix-turn-helix domain-containing protein — translation MTTICEASIAAATFALGETLEAVPEATFDVERVVAHDAERVMPFVWASAPDRDELEAAFEVDPSVENVECLSDLDGEWLYRMDWISHVQFVVHALVEEEATVLNAESENGHWNLRLLFPDRDSLSRAYEFCREHDIDIDVQAIYSMENERHARFGLTEGQAEALEAAFEHGYYEVPRDFSVADLAEELDISHQALSERFRRAHGNLIANTLIVDEESEETESPATPKL, via the coding sequence ATGACCACCATCTGTGAGGCGTCGATCGCGGCCGCGACGTTCGCGCTCGGCGAGACGCTCGAAGCGGTGCCGGAGGCGACGTTCGACGTCGAGCGCGTCGTCGCCCACGACGCCGAGCGGGTCATGCCGTTCGTCTGGGCGAGCGCACCCGATCGCGACGAACTCGAGGCTGCCTTCGAGGTCGACCCGAGCGTCGAAAACGTCGAGTGTCTCTCGGACCTCGACGGCGAGTGGCTCTACCGGATGGACTGGATCTCACACGTTCAGTTCGTCGTCCACGCACTCGTCGAGGAGGAGGCTACCGTCTTGAACGCCGAAAGCGAGAACGGCCACTGGAACCTCAGACTGCTCTTTCCCGACCGTGATTCGCTCTCGCGCGCCTACGAGTTCTGTCGCGAACACGATATCGACATCGACGTCCAGGCCATCTACTCGATGGAGAACGAGCGCCACGCCCGCTTCGGGCTTACCGAGGGGCAGGCTGAGGCGCTGGAGGCGGCCTTCGAACACGGCTACTACGAGGTGCCCCGCGATTTCTCGGTCGCCGACCTCGCCGAGGAGCTCGACATCTCCCATCAGGCGCTCTCGGAGCGCTTCCGGCGCGCACACGGCAACCTCATCGCCAACACGCTCATCGTCGACGAGGAGAGCGAAGAGACCGAATCGCCGGCGACGCCGAAACTGTAA
- the dnaJ gene encoding molecular chaperone DnaJ: MSEDFYSVLGVSRDASDEEIKQAYRKKAAEYHPDVSDDPNADEKFKQAKKAKEVLSDDQKRQAYDQMGHERFEQAEKRGGFDGGGAGGRGGMGGMGGMGGAGGDPFGGMGGGMGGGGLGDIFEQFFNGGGGRGGGQSGRRQGSDLRTDLTIELEEAAKGAEKQFTVARPETCPDCDGAGHPDSADAETCPQCDGRGQTTQVQQTSLGRVQQTQTCRRCGGDGTLYSEDCSTCGGDGQVRTEASLSVEVPPGIRDGQTLRMEREGAPGENGGPNGDLLIEISVRKHPDFDREGDDLAHRAAISFPQATFGATIEVPTLDGTVEMDVPAGTQSGETFRLEGKGMPRLRRRGTGDLFVRTQVVTPEEMNDEQREALEAFAEAGGEEIEVEEGFFEKIKNSL; the protein is encoded by the coding sequence ATGAGCGAGGACTTCTACTCGGTGCTCGGCGTCTCGCGGGACGCGAGCGACGAGGAGATCAAACAGGCCTACCGGAAGAAGGCCGCCGAGTACCATCCCGACGTCTCCGACGACCCGAACGCCGATGAGAAGTTCAAACAGGCCAAGAAGGCCAAAGAGGTGCTCTCGGACGACCAGAAGCGCCAAGCCTACGACCAGATGGGCCACGAGCGCTTCGAACAGGCCGAAAAGCGCGGCGGGTTCGACGGTGGCGGTGCGGGCGGCCGGGGGGGTATGGGGGGAATGGGCGGCATGGGTGGTGCCGGCGGCGACCCCTTTGGAGGAATGGGTGGCGGCATGGGCGGTGGCGGTCTCGGCGACATCTTCGAGCAGTTCTTCAACGGGGGTGGCGGTCGCGGCGGCGGGCAGAGCGGTCGGCGACAGGGATCGGACCTCCGAACCGACCTCACCATCGAACTGGAGGAGGCCGCAAAGGGGGCCGAAAAACAGTTCACCGTCGCCCGCCCGGAAACCTGTCCCGACTGCGATGGGGCGGGCCATCCCGACAGCGCTGACGCCGAGACCTGCCCGCAGTGTGATGGGCGCGGCCAGACGACACAGGTCCAGCAGACCTCGCTCGGACGGGTCCAGCAGACCCAGACTTGCCGGCGCTGTGGCGGCGACGGCACGCTCTATTCGGAGGACTGTTCGACCTGCGGCGGCGACGGTCAGGTCCGCACCGAGGCCAGCCTCTCGGTCGAGGTGCCACCCGGCATCCGCGACGGTCAGACCCTCCGGATGGAGCGGGAAGGCGCACCCGGCGAGAACGGCGGCCCGAACGGTGATTTGCTCATCGAGATCAGCGTCCGCAAACATCCCGACTTCGATCGCGAGGGCGACGACCTCGCCCACCGCGCGGCCATCTCCTTCCCGCAGGCGACCTTCGGCGCGACCATCGAGGTGCCCACCCTCGACGGCACGGTGGAGATGGACGTGCCAGCGGGCACACAGAGCGGCGAAACGTTCCGCCTCGAAGGCAAGGGCATGCCCCGCTTACGCCGTCGCGGCACCGGCGACCTGTTCGTCCGGACGCAAGTCGTCACCCCAGAGGAGATGAACGACGAGCAGCGCGAGGCGCTCGAAGCGTTCGCCGAGGCCGGCGGCGAGGAAATCGAGGTCGAGGAAGGCTTTTTCGAGAAGATCAAGAACTCGCTCTGA
- the carB gene encoding carbamoyl-phosphate synthase large subunit: MSDEDETILLIGSGPIQIGQAAEFDYSGAQACRALAEEGVRVVLVNSNPATIMTDPEMADAVYIEPITTEAIGEIIDKERPDGVIAGLGGQTGLNVTAELAEEGVLEEYDVDIMGTPLDTIYATEDRDLFRQRMEAIGQPVPASTTIALDEGESVTDMDRDALRERVDAAVESVGGLPVISRTTYTLGGSGSGVVEEREELYERVRKGLRLSRNSEVLITESIAGWVELEYEVMRDADDSCIIICNMENLDPMGIHTGESTVVTPSQVIPDDGHQEMRTAALDVIRDLGIQGGCNIQFAWRDDGTPGGEYRVVEVNPRVSRSSALASKATGYPIARITAKVALGKRLHEIENEITGETTAAFEPAIDYVVTKVPRWPNEKFRDVEFELGTAMKSTGEAMAIGRTFEESLLKALRSTEYEPDVDWAEMDDATLETEFLERPTPDRPYAMFEAFDRGYSVEDVAELTGIESWYVERYANIAEAAGKAADGEFEAAAAVGFTDQEVAAMAAGDDAMTRADGSGAIEVDDAAFDEVAADAPARDFKQVDTCAGEFAASTPYYYSAREPEFGGDSPLATDEVRVDRDVESVVIVGGGPIRIGQGVEFDYCTVHAVRALREQGIDAHVVNNNPETVSTDYDTSDGLFFEPITPEEVADVIETTGADGVMVQFGGQTSVDIGRGLQAELDRRDLDCEVLGTSVEAMDLAENRDRFNHLMDELSIAQPAGGAAESEAEALDLAHEIGYPVLVRPSYVLGGRAMDVVHDDDELRQYVEEAIHVSPDQPILIDEFLEGAVELDVDAVADADDVLVGGIMEHVESAGVHSGDSACMIPPESLDSEVLGRVREVVEDIAQALDTVGLLNVQLAVKDGEVFVLEANPRSSRTVPFVSKATGVPIAKLAAQVMAGTSLADLDVTEQVPEQTSVKEVVLPFDRLPGSDPRLGPEMKSTGEVMGTAGSFGKAYDKTQTATSKPIPAEGTAVVDLTDGEFPEPESQQGRELHDGFAERFELGEFDDLQAAIREGEVDLVISRDRAALETCVEEDITYFSTTASAEAALAALAAREEDSAVAAVSERPTTEREWGN, from the coding sequence ATGAGCGACGAGGACGAAACGATACTGTTGATCGGTAGTGGCCCAATCCAGATCGGACAGGCGGCGGAGTTCGATTACTCGGGCGCGCAGGCCTGTCGCGCGCTCGCCGAGGAGGGGGTCCGAGTCGTCCTCGTCAACTCGAACCCGGCGACGATCATGACCGACCCGGAGATGGCCGACGCGGTCTACATCGAACCGATCACCACCGAAGCCATCGGCGAGATTATCGACAAAGAACGGCCCGACGGCGTCATCGCGGGACTCGGCGGCCAGACTGGACTCAACGTGACCGCCGAACTCGCCGAGGAGGGTGTCCTCGAAGAGTACGATGTCGACATCATGGGAACCCCATTGGACACCATCTACGCGACCGAGGACCGTGACCTCTTCCGCCAGCGCATGGAGGCGATTGGCCAGCCGGTGCCCGCCTCGACGACCATCGCGCTTGACGAGGGCGAATCGGTGACTGACATGGACCGGGACGCCCTGCGCGAGCGGGTCGATGCCGCGGTCGAGTCCGTGGGCGGCCTGCCGGTCATCTCGCGGACCACCTACACCCTCGGCGGCAGCGGATCGGGCGTCGTCGAGGAGCGCGAGGAGTTGTACGAGCGCGTGCGGAAGGGGTTGCGCCTGTCGAGAAACAGCGAAGTCCTGATCACCGAGTCCATCGCGGGCTGGGTCGAACTCGAATACGAAGTGATGCGCGACGCCGACGACTCGTGCATTATCATCTGCAACATGGAGAACCTCGATCCGATGGGGATTCACACCGGCGAATCCACGGTCGTGACGCCCTCGCAGGTCATCCCGGACGACGGCCACCAGGAGATGCGGACCGCGGCGCTCGACGTGATCCGCGACCTCGGGATTCAGGGCGGCTGTAACATCCAGTTCGCATGGCGCGACGATGGCACGCCGGGCGGCGAATACAGAGTCGTCGAAGTGAACCCCAGAGTGTCACGTTCGTCGGCGCTCGCCTCCAAAGCCACCGGGTATCCCATCGCGCGCATCACGGCAAAGGTCGCGCTCGGCAAGCGCCTCCACGAGATCGAGAACGAAATCACCGGCGAAACCACGGCGGCGTTCGAGCCGGCGATCGACTACGTCGTGACCAAAGTCCCGAGATGGCCCAATGAAAAATTCCGCGACGTCGAGTTCGAGCTCGGTACCGCGATGAAAAGTACAGGAGAGGCGATGGCCATCGGACGGACTTTCGAGGAATCCCTGTTGAAGGCGTTGCGCTCGACGGAGTACGAACCGGACGTCGACTGGGCGGAAATGGACGACGCGACGCTCGAAACGGAGTTCCTGGAACGGCCGACGCCCGATCGTCCATACGCGATGTTCGAGGCGTTCGACCGTGGCTACTCGGTTGAAGACGTCGCCGAACTCACCGGCATCGAGTCGTGGTACGTCGAGCGCTACGCGAACATCGCCGAAGCAGCAGGGAAAGCGGCCGACGGCGAATTTGAGGCGGCCGCCGCGGTCGGCTTCACCGATCAGGAGGTCGCGGCGATGGCCGCCGGCGACGACGCGATGACGCGCGCCGACGGCAGCGGCGCGATCGAGGTCGACGATGCGGCCTTCGACGAAGTGGCCGCGGACGCGCCCGCACGCGATTTCAAACAGGTCGACACCTGCGCCGGCGAGTTCGCCGCCTCGACGCCGTACTACTACTCCGCGCGCGAACCGGAATTCGGCGGCGACTCGCCGCTCGCGACCGACGAGGTGCGCGTCGACCGCGACGTCGAGAGCGTCGTGATCGTCGGCGGCGGCCCCATCCGCATCGGTCAGGGTGTTGAATTCGACTACTGTACCGTGCACGCCGTGCGCGCGCTCCGCGAGCAGGGTATCGACGCCCACGTCGTCAACAACAATCCCGAGACCGTGTCGACGGACTACGACACCTCCGATGGGCTGTTCTTCGAACCCATCACCCCCGAGGAGGTCGCCGACGTCATCGAGACCACCGGGGCCGACGGCGTGATGGTCCAGTTCGGCGGCCAAACGTCTGTGGATATCGGGCGCGGGCTGCAGGCCGAACTCGACCGGCGCGACCTCGACTGCGAGGTCCTCGGAACCTCCGTCGAGGCGATGGACCTCGCCGAGAACAGAGACCGCTTCAACCACCTCATGGACGAACTGAGCATCGCCCAGCCGGCCGGTGGGGCGGCCGAAAGCGAGGCCGAAGCGCTCGACCTCGCTCACGAGATCGGTTACCCAGTATTAGTACGCCCGAGTTACGTCCTTGGCGGGCGCGCGATGGACGTCGTTCACGACGACGACGAACTCCGCCAGTACGTCGAGGAGGCCATTCACGTCAGCCCCGACCAGCCCATCCTCATCGACGAGTTTCTCGAAGGGGCTGTCGAACTCGATGTCGACGCGGTGGCCGATGCCGACGACGTGCTCGTCGGCGGCATCATGGAACACGTCGAATCGGCCGGCGTCCACTCGGGCGATTCGGCCTGCATGATCCCGCCCGAATCGCTCGACAGCGAGGTGCTGGGACGCGTGCGCGAGGTCGTCGAGGACATCGCACAAGCGCTCGATACGGTGGGCTTGCTCAACGTTCAACTCGCCGTCAAGGACGGGGAGGTGTTCGTTCTGGAGGCGAACCCGCGCTCTTCGAGAACCGTGCCGTTCGTCTCGAAAGCCACCGGAGTACCCATCGCAAAGCTCGCCGCACAGGTGATGGCCGGCACGTCGTTGGCGGACCTCGATGTGACCGAGCAGGTGCCGGAACAGACGAGCGTCAAGGAAGTCGTGCTGCCGTTCGACCGCCTACCGGGCAGCGACCCGCGGCTCGGTCCGGAGATGAAGAGCACCGGCGAGGTGATGGGCACGGCCGGTAGCTTCGGAAAGGCCTACGACAAGACCCAGACCGCGACGAGTAAGCCGATTCCCGCCGAAGGAACGGCGGTCGTGGACCTTACGGATGGGGAATTTCCCGAACCCGAGAGCCAGCAGGGACGGGAACTCCACGATGGCTTCGCCGAGCGCTTCGAGCTGGGGGAGTTCGACGACTTGCAAGCGGCCATCCGCGAGGGCGAGGTGGACCTCGTGATCTCGCGCGACCGCGCGGCGCTCGAAACCTGCGTCGAGGAGGATATCACCTACTTCTCGACGACCGCGAGCGCCGAGGCGGCACTCGCCGCACTCGCAGCGCGCGAGGAGGATTCGGCGGTCGCGGCGGTCAGCGAGCGGCCGACGACCGAGCGCGAGTGGGGCAACTGA
- a CDS encoding RDD family protein — protein sequence MSRLSLFGAIHFDRRAKVEDELSEFVATEDADAIFIEWPEHALARRAVLRAIVAVPIVVLGGVVLDLVRSPYYLLFNRRFDSTEHVIAERIERPTHEIDRHPWALMAEAGLLAIALNWLVGLAFLAVAPFETTATTVALLVAGGAVRAAATRDRSFAAVAGTLVLVALGSIGAVVDPFIGWFALILTALPAATAVPLAFSMNTTIATVARIPAVAVVVTMAFLADSTVGWFALVAFLAFAVFATRTLDTRNEHMTERIETIAGEEGYDSSVLVTGAAHLPGIVERASDAGLALGRTYTPRWLRAPGKIEENPAESAESAVRTSDTVPVELGSAGARAAASVVDLLVLGAMAQLLLDGFLSGVLAGIIVTPLAYYVLLEAHYGKTLGKHLEGLVVTDRNGLPPSLRACLLRNLLRPVDFVAFYLLGFVVVLATDRDQRLGDLVAGTEIRVRS from the coding sequence ATGAGCCGTCTCAGTCTGTTCGGCGCTATCCACTTCGACCGCCGTGCGAAGGTCGAAGACGAACTCTCGGAATTCGTCGCGACGGAGGATGCGGACGCGATCTTCATCGAGTGGCCCGAACATGCGCTTGCACGGCGCGCGGTGTTGCGTGCAATAGTCGCCGTCCCGATCGTCGTGCTCGGTGGCGTCGTTCTCGACCTCGTTCGGTCGCCGTATTATCTCCTGTTCAACCGACGCTTCGATTCGACCGAGCACGTGATCGCCGAGCGGATCGAACGGCCGACACACGAAATCGACCGGCATCCGTGGGCACTCATGGCCGAGGCGGGCCTACTGGCGATCGCCCTCAATTGGCTCGTTGGACTCGCTTTTCTCGCGGTCGCACCGTTCGAGACCACAGCGACGACCGTTGCGCTCCTCGTCGCCGGTGGCGCGGTCAGGGCAGCGGCCACGCGAGACAGAAGTTTCGCAGCGGTCGCCGGCACGCTCGTTCTCGTCGCTCTGGGAAGCATTGGGGCCGTCGTCGACCCCTTTATCGGATGGTTTGCGCTCATACTCACCGCGCTACCCGCCGCCACCGCCGTACCGCTGGCCTTCAGCATGAACACGACCATCGCGACCGTCGCTCGTATCCCCGCGGTCGCCGTCGTGGTCACGATGGCATTTCTCGCGGACTCGACCGTCGGATGGTTCGCGCTCGTGGCGTTCCTCGCCTTCGCGGTGTTCGCTACCCGAACGCTCGATACACGAAACGAACACATGACCGAGCGCATCGAGACCATCGCCGGCGAGGAGGGATACGACTCGTCGGTGCTCGTGACCGGTGCGGCCCATCTCCCCGGAATAGTCGAACGCGCGAGCGACGCGGGCCTCGCGCTCGGACGAACGTACACGCCACGCTGGCTCCGCGCGCCGGGGAAGATCGAAGAGAATCCGGCCGAATCGGCCGAGAGCGCCGTGCGAACGAGCGACACCGTCCCCGTCGAACTCGGCTCGGCAGGTGCGCGGGCGGCCGCGAGCGTGGTCGATCTCCTCGTGCTCGGTGCGATGGCCCAACTCCTGCTCGATGGCTTCCTTTCAGGCGTGCTCGCCGGGATCATCGTCACGCCGCTCGCGTACTACGTGCTCCTCGAAGCACACTATGGAAAGACGCTCGGCAAGCATCTCGAAGGGCTGGTCGTCACCGACAGGAATGGGTTGCCGCCCTCGCTTCGGGCGTGTCTGCTGAGAAATCTCCTGCGTCCGGTCGATTTCGTGGCGTTCTATCTGCTCGGGTTCGTCGTCGTGCTGGCGACCGACCGCGACCAGCGCCTCGGCGACCTCGTCGCCGGCACGGAGATCAGGGTGAGAAGTTAG
- the carA gene encoding glutamine-hydrolyzing carbamoyl-phosphate synthase small subunit, with protein MTEAYVAIEGGAVLTGRSRAPGTARGELVFTTAYTGYEESLTDPSYAQQILTFSYPLIGNYGVRDERFESETVQPTAVLARELTDDVATWLESEGVPALDRLDTRDVVTELREEGAMKCGIAAGPDASPAAAREQLEQCKGMSEHTDIGAEVSVGEPIRHEGGDCEIALIDCGAKGSIVSSLLDRGASVTVLPYDTTPDDVRALDPDLLFLSNGPGDPANFDAAQELVDTFVGDLPIAGICLGQQVVARALGGSTEKMAFGHRGVNQPVRDLDSDRVVMTTQNHGYAVTEPGDLDVTQINVNDDTPEGLESDELGVLTRQYHPEANPGPHDSLDFFDEVLELADSQRVVATAD; from the coding sequence ATGACAGAGGCCTACGTCGCCATCGAGGGTGGCGCGGTGTTGACCGGGCGCTCGCGCGCACCGGGCACCGCTCGCGGCGAACTGGTGTTCACGACGGCGTACACGGGCTACGAGGAGAGCCTCACCGACCCCTCCTACGCCCAGCAGATCCTGACCTTTTCGTACCCACTCATCGGGAACTACGGGGTTCGTGACGAGCGCTTCGAGTCCGAGACCGTCCAGCCGACCGCGGTGCTCGCCCGCGAACTCACCGACGACGTGGCAACGTGGCTCGAAAGCGAGGGAGTGCCCGCACTCGACCGCCTCGACACACGGGACGTGGTGACCGAACTCCGCGAGGAGGGCGCGATGAAGTGTGGCATCGCCGCCGGACCCGACGCCAGCCCGGCGGCCGCACGCGAGCAGCTCGAACAGTGCAAGGGAATGAGCGAACACACCGACATCGGTGCCGAGGTCAGCGTCGGCGAGCCGATCCGTCACGAGGGCGGCGACTGCGAGATCGCGCTGATCGACTGTGGTGCGAAGGGCTCGATCGTCTCCTCGCTGCTCGACCGCGGCGCGAGCGTCACTGTCCTGCCCTACGACACGACGCCAGACGACGTGCGCGCGCTTGACCCCGACTTGCTCTTCCTCTCGAACGGCCCGGGCGATCCAGCGAACTTCGATGCCGCCCAAGAACTCGTCGACACGTTCGTCGGCGACCTCCCGATCGCGGGCATCTGTCTCGGCCAGCAGGTCGTCGCACGGGCGCTCGGCGGCAGCACCGAGAAGATGGCCTTCGGCCACCGCGGCGTGAACCAGCCCGTCCGCGATCTCGACAGCGACAGAGTCGTGATGACCACGCAGAACCACGGCTACGCCGTCACCGAACCGGGCGACCTCGACGTGACACAGATCAACGTCAACGACGACACGCCCGAAGGTCTCGAAAGCGACGAGTTGGGCGTGCTCACCCGACAGTACCACCCTGAAGCCAATCCCGGTCCGCACGACTCGCTCGACTTCTTCGACGAGGTGCTCGAACTGGCCGACTCCCAGCGCGTCGTCGCAACGGCGGACTAA
- a CDS encoding Lrp/AsnC family transcriptional regulator, which produces MDDLDRRILDVLRRDSRTPYTEIAAQVGTSEGTVRNRVERLVEEDTIERFTVTTRTGNIKAMIEVSVAVDVDTSAVSERMAEWPEVDFVWQVSGEDDVVLIVDAADTGAVNGLITQARELDDIVSTKTRLILDERLG; this is translated from the coding sequence ATGGACGACCTCGACCGCCGGATCCTCGACGTGCTCCGACGGGACTCACGAACGCCGTACACCGAAATCGCCGCACAGGTCGGTACCTCCGAGGGCACGGTCAGAAACCGTGTCGAGCGCCTCGTCGAGGAGGACACCATCGAGCGCTTCACCGTGACCACCCGCACGGGGAACATCAAGGCGATGATCGAGGTGAGCGTCGCCGTCGACGTCGACACCTCGGCGGTCTCCGAACGGATGGCCGAGTGGCCCGAGGTCGATTTCGTCTGGCAGGTCAGCGGCGAGGACGACGTCGTTTTGATCGTCGATGCGGCCGATACGGGCGCGGTCAACGGTCTCATCACGCAGGCGCGCGAACTCGACGACATCGTCTCGACGAAAACACGATTGATTCTCGACGAACGGCTGGGCTAG